A region from the Stutzerimonas stutzeri genome encodes:
- a CDS encoding cytochrome c oxidase assembly protein translates to MNTELPLAKLIRRLLLLVVVMFAFGFALVPLYDVMCKAFGINGKTAGAYEGTQVTDDAREVRVQFLATNASGMTWEFHPLADQLSVNPGAIQEMRFVAFNPTDRPMTAQAVPSISPSKAAAYFHKTECFCFTQQVLQPGERIEMPVRFIVDRDLPADVRHLTLAYTLFDITSRQPPVAVVQAPGAAGKESLQ, encoded by the coding sequence ATGAATACTGAGTTGCCTCTGGCCAAGCTGATTCGCCGACTGTTGCTGCTGGTGGTGGTGATGTTCGCCTTCGGCTTCGCCCTGGTGCCGCTCTACGATGTGATGTGCAAGGCCTTTGGCATCAACGGCAAGACCGCCGGCGCCTACGAGGGCACACAGGTGACGGATGACGCCCGTGAAGTGCGGGTGCAGTTTCTGGCCACCAACGCCTCGGGTATGACCTGGGAATTCCATCCGCTGGCCGATCAGCTCAGCGTGAACCCGGGCGCCATTCAGGAGATGCGCTTCGTCGCCTTCAACCCCACCGACCGTCCGATGACCGCGCAGGCGGTGCCGAGCATTTCGCCATCCAAGGCGGCCGCCTATTTCCACAAGACCGAGTGCTTCTGCTTTACCCAGCAGGTGCTGCAACCCGGCGAGCGCATCGAAATGCCGGTGCGCTTCATTGTCGATCGTGATTTGCCCGCAGATGTGCGTCACCTGACGCTCGCTTACACCCTGTTCGACATCACGTCTCGTCAGCCTCCGGTCGCCGTTGTCCAGGCGCCCGGGGCGGCGGGCAAGGAGAGTCTGCAATGA
- a CDS encoding cytochrome c oxidase subunit 3 has product MSQPTPAYEKYYVPAQSKWPIVATVALLTTVYGLGTWFNDLKADRAESHGPLIFFLGALLIAYMMFGWFGAVVREGRAGLYSHQMDRSFRWGMSWFIFSEVMFFMAFFGVLFYVRYWVGPWLDGEGDKGVSAMLWPNFEFSWPLLNNPDPKLYPAPEGTISPWGLPLINTILLVSSSFVLTWAHHALRKGHRKQLKLGLGITVLLGATFLSLQIEEYIHAYTELGLTLGSGIYGATFFMLTGFHGAHVTIGAIILTVMLVRSFRGHFTPDQHFGFEAAAWYWHFVDVVWIGLFIFVYVL; this is encoded by the coding sequence ATGAGCCAACCGACCCCCGCGTACGAGAAGTACTATGTTCCCGCTCAAAGCAAGTGGCCGATCGTCGCGACCGTGGCGCTGCTGACCACCGTCTACGGGCTGGGTACCTGGTTCAACGATCTCAAGGCCGACCGCGCCGAGTCCCACGGACCGCTGATCTTCTTCCTCGGCGCCTTGCTGATCGCCTACATGATGTTCGGCTGGTTCGGTGCGGTGGTGCGTGAAGGCCGTGCGGGACTCTACAGCCACCAGATGGATCGCTCGTTCCGCTGGGGTATGAGCTGGTTCATCTTTTCCGAAGTGATGTTCTTTATGGCCTTCTTCGGCGTGCTGTTCTATGTCCGCTACTGGGTCGGGCCCTGGCTAGACGGCGAAGGCGACAAGGGTGTCAGTGCGATGCTTTGGCCGAACTTCGAGTTCAGCTGGCCGCTGCTGAACAACCCGGACCCCAAGCTCTACCCTGCGCCGGAAGGCACCATCAGCCCATGGGGCCTGCCGCTGATCAACACCATCCTGCTGGTCAGTTCCAGTTTCGTCCTGACCTGGGCGCACCATGCGCTGCGCAAGGGCCACCGCAAGCAGCTCAAGCTGGGGCTGGGGATCACCGTGCTGCTGGGTGCCACGTTCCTCAGCTTGCAGATCGAAGAGTACATCCACGCCTACACCGAGCTGGGGTTGACGCTCGGTTCGGGAATCTACGGTGCGACCTTCTTCATGCTCACCGGGTTTCACGGGGCGCATGTGACCATCGGCGCAATTATTCTGACGGTCATGCTGGTGCGCAGCTTCCGCGGCCATTTCACGCCTGACCAGCACTTCGGTTTCGAGGCGGCGGCCTGGTACTGGCACTTTGTCGATGTGGTCTGGATCGGCCTGTTCATTTTCGTCTACGTGCTCTAG
- a CDS encoding twin transmembrane helix small protein: MLKAAIVLLLVATLVSLFSGLFFLVKDEGRRSRVLTALFIRVSLTALTVALIAWGFYSGQLRPGFG, from the coding sequence ATGCTCAAGGCGGCGATTGTTCTATTGTTAGTGGCCACGCTGGTCAGTCTGTTCAGTGGTCTGTTCTTCCTGGTCAAGGACGAGGGCCGCAGATCTCGCGTGCTCACCGCCCTTTTCATTCGCGTCTCCCTCACCGCCTTGACGGTCGCCCTGATCGCCTGGGGTTTCTATTCCGGCCAACTGCGACCGGGGTTCGGTTGA
- a CDS encoding SURF1 family protein, which translates to MSGFKPGLLPTLVVLCLLPLLVWLGCWQLERAEQKRDMLARQAAREVAAPVAPEQVEQLDDPAYARVYLQGSFDAAHSFLLDSRTRDGRVGVELLQPFRDEPSGRWVLINRGWLPWPDRRVPPKFDTPDRPLKLAAWIYAPSGKPFLLNERMAEGWPRLLNHVDVEALWQLLGRDGVAYELRLEPGPAAYRADWPITTMQPQQHLGYAVQWFALAAALLALFIYFGVHQARGSKQ; encoded by the coding sequence ATGAGCGGCTTCAAGCCAGGCCTGTTGCCCACCCTGGTGGTGCTGTGCCTGCTGCCGTTGCTGGTCTGGCTGGGGTGCTGGCAGCTGGAGCGCGCCGAGCAGAAGCGCGACATGCTGGCCCGGCAGGCAGCCCGTGAAGTCGCCGCGCCAGTGGCACCGGAGCAGGTCGAGCAGCTTGACGACCCGGCTTATGCGCGTGTCTATCTGCAAGGCAGCTTCGACGCCGCGCACAGTTTTCTGCTCGATAGCCGCACCCGTGATGGCCGGGTCGGCGTGGAGCTGTTGCAGCCATTCCGGGATGAACCCAGCGGCCGCTGGGTGCTGATCAATCGCGGTTGGTTGCCCTGGCCGGATCGACGAGTCCCGCCGAAATTCGATACGCCCGATAGACCGCTGAAACTGGCTGCATGGATTTACGCGCCTTCCGGCAAGCCGTTCTTGCTCAACGAGCGCATGGCAGAGGGCTGGCCAAGATTGCTCAATCACGTCGATGTCGAAGCGCTCTGGCAATTGCTCGGACGCGATGGCGTCGCATACGAGCTGCGACTGGAGCCCGGCCCGGCGGCGTACCGGGCGGACTGGCCGATCACCACCATGCAGCCGCAGCAGCATCTGGGCTACGCGGTGCAGTGGTTTGCGCTGGCAGCGGCGCTGCTGGCGTTGTTCATCTACTTCGGCGTGCATCAGGCACGAGGGAGCAAGCAGTGA
- a CDS encoding COX15/CtaA family protein, whose protein sequence is MAKPGYRLALIATLLAVVVVLLGAYTRLTHAGLGCPDWPGCYGFLAVPMSEQAQSLAALRFPDAPVEVNKGWNEMVHRYFAGALGLVILALAVQALRRHAQPGQPVKLPLLLLAVVITQAAFGMWTVTLQLWPQVVTAHLLGGFTTLSLLFLLTLRLSGRRPAVRPLPARIRSLAMLGLLAVIAQVALGGWVSSNYAAVACTDFPTCHGEWWPEMDFANAFNLTHHDIGPNYLGGLLYGEARTAIHLTHRLGALTVALLLSTLSWQLWRNGLPRLAGLLLAALALQVGLGISNVLLNLPLAVAVAHNGGGALLLLVTVLINYHLHPSRETAVAPAARAQQTPDTLGGLDLPRA, encoded by the coding sequence ATGGCAAAACCCGGATATCGTCTTGCCCTCATTGCCACGCTGTTGGCCGTCGTGGTGGTACTGCTCGGTGCCTATACACGGCTGACCCACGCCGGCCTCGGCTGCCCGGACTGGCCCGGTTGCTATGGCTTTCTAGCGGTACCCATGAGCGAACAGGCACAGAGCCTGGCGGCGCTGCGCTTCCCGGATGCGCCGGTCGAGGTGAACAAAGGCTGGAACGAGATGGTGCATCGCTACTTCGCCGGCGCGCTGGGGCTGGTGATTCTCGCGCTCGCCGTGCAGGCGCTGCGGCGGCATGCGCAGCCGGGCCAGCCGGTCAAGCTGCCGTTGCTGCTGCTGGCCGTGGTCATTACCCAGGCGGCGTTCGGCATGTGGACGGTGACCCTGCAACTCTGGCCCCAGGTGGTGACCGCGCACCTGCTGGGCGGCTTCACGACCTTGAGCCTGCTGTTTCTGCTAACCCTGCGCCTGTCAGGGCGCCGCCCGGCCGTCCGGCCCCTACCGGCCCGGATCAGATCGCTGGCGATGCTCGGTCTGCTGGCGGTAATCGCCCAGGTCGCGCTGGGCGGTTGGGTCAGCAGCAACTATGCGGCGGTGGCCTGTACCGACTTCCCTACCTGCCACGGCGAGTGGTGGCCCGAGATGGATTTCGCCAATGCATTCAACCTGACTCACCACGACATCGGGCCCAACTACCTCGGCGGCCTGCTCTACGGCGAGGCACGTACCGCCATCCATCTCACCCATCGTCTCGGCGCGCTTACCGTGGCGCTGCTGTTATCGACCCTGAGCTGGCAGCTCTGGCGCAACGGCCTGCCTCGTCTTGCCGGGCTGTTGCTGGCGGCGCTGGCGCTGCAGGTCGGGCTGGGCATCAGCAATGTGCTGCTCAACCTGCCGTTGGCTGTCGCCGTTGCCCACAATGGCGGCGGCGCCTTGCTGCTGCTGGTCACGGTGCTGATCAACTACCACCTGCATCCGAGCCGCGAGACCGCCGTCGCGCCGGCGGCTCGGGCACAGCAGACTCCAGACACGCTAGGCGGGCTCGACCTGCCTCGCGCTTGA
- the cyoE gene encoding heme o synthase: MATLLSERGTQASWRDYLELTKPKVVLLMLITSLVGMFLATRAGVPWTVLVFGNLGIALCAGGAAAVNHVVDRRIDSVMARTHKRPLAEGRVSPAAALFFALLLALAGMGLLLTFTNALAAWLTLASLIGYAVIYTGFLKRATPQNIVIGGLAGAAPPLLGWVAVTGQVTAEPLLLVLIIFAWTPPHFWALAIHRKAEYAKVNVPMLPVTHGEHYTKVHILLYTAMLLAVSVMPFAIHMSGPLYLAAAVLLGARFLFWTLVLYRDSRPHAAIKTFKFSIWYLFALFIALLVDHYLPLNI; this comes from the coding sequence ATGGCGACTCTTCTCAGCGAACGCGGTACGCAGGCCAGCTGGCGCGACTATCTCGAGCTGACCAAGCCGAAGGTGGTGCTGCTGATGCTCATCACATCCCTGGTCGGCATGTTTCTCGCCACGCGTGCGGGTGTGCCCTGGACCGTGCTGGTGTTCGGCAACCTCGGCATCGCCCTATGTGCTGGCGGTGCTGCGGCGGTCAATCACGTCGTCGACCGGCGCATCGACTCGGTGATGGCACGCACCCACAAGCGGCCGCTGGCCGAAGGGCGGGTGTCGCCGGCCGCCGCCTTGTTCTTCGCGTTGCTTCTGGCGCTTGCCGGAATGGGCCTGCTGCTGACGTTCACCAACGCACTGGCCGCCTGGCTGACGCTGGCGTCATTGATCGGTTACGCAGTGATCTACACCGGCTTTCTCAAGCGCGCCACACCGCAGAACATCGTCATTGGCGGCCTCGCCGGTGCCGCGCCGCCACTGCTCGGCTGGGTGGCGGTGACCGGCCAGGTGACCGCCGAGCCGTTGTTGCTGGTGCTGATCATCTTCGCCTGGACGCCCCCGCACTTCTGGGCGCTGGCGATTCACCGCAAGGCGGAATACGCCAAGGTCAACGTGCCGATGCTGCCGGTGACCCACGGCGAGCACTACACCAAGGTGCATATTCTGCTCTACACGGCGATGCTGCTGGCGGTGAGTGTCATGCCATTCGCCATTCACATGAGTGGCCCGCTGTATCTCGCCGCTGCCGTCCTGCTGGGCGCACGCTTCCTGTTCTGGACGTTGGTGCTCTACCGCGACAGCCGACCGCATGCGGCCATCAAGACATTCAAATTCAGCATCTGGTACCTGTTCGCGCTGTTCATCGCGCTGCTGGTTGATCATTATCTGCCGCTCAATATCTAG
- a CDS encoding SCO family protein produces MTRIQKTVFILVALVALVIGLTVYKVLNTERQLDTAELLDAGIVMLPQGRDMPDVTLTNQDGEAVSMEQLEGHWNLLFFGYTFCPDICPATLAELRQLRGSLPEEVNQRLQPILVSVDPERDTPEQLKKYLDYFGAGFIGLTGPLDDIQTLANAAGVPFIPADTSKKDYTVDHGANLALIGPDGRLRGFIRAPMRTEKLAEQLPAVLALE; encoded by the coding sequence ATGACCCGCATCCAGAAGACCGTCTTCATCCTCGTCGCGCTGGTCGCGTTGGTCATCGGCCTGACGGTTTACAAGGTGCTCAATACCGAACGTCAACTCGACACGGCCGAGCTGCTCGATGCGGGGATCGTCATGCTTCCCCAGGGTCGCGACATGCCCGACGTCACCTTGACCAACCAGGACGGCGAGGCGGTGTCGATGGAACAGCTCGAAGGGCACTGGAACCTGCTGTTCTTCGGCTATACCTTCTGCCCCGATATCTGCCCGGCCACGCTCGCGGAACTGCGCCAGCTACGGGGCAGCCTGCCGGAAGAGGTGAACCAGCGGCTACAGCCGATCCTGGTCAGCGTCGACCCCGAGCGCGACACGCCCGAGCAACTGAAAAAGTATCTGGATTATTTCGGCGCCGGCTTCATCGGCCTGACCGGGCCGCTGGACGATATCCAGACGCTCGCCAACGCGGCGGGCGTGCCGTTCATTCCGGCCGATACCTCGAAAAAGGACTACACCGTCGATCATGGCGCGAACCTTGCGCTTATCGGCCCGGACGGCCGTTTGCGTGGCTTCATCCGCGCACCGATGCGCACCGAGAAACTCGCCGAGCAATTGCCGGCGGTGCTGGCGTTGGAATAA
- a CDS encoding MetQ/NlpA family ABC transporter substrate-binding protein has product MKKLLAAFAAVAAFSAQAADELNVAATAVPHAEILEFVKPQLAEQGVDLKVKVFTDYVQPNIQVAEKRLDANFFQHQPYLDEFNKGKGTELVSVAGVHIEPFGAYSSKYKSLDELPDGATVVIPNDATNGGRALLLLQKAGVITLKEGAGITATPKDIAENPKHIKLRELEAATLPRVLTQVDLALINTNYALEAKLNPTEDALFIEGSDSPYVNILVARPDNKDSDAMQKLANALHSDAVKQFIKGKYQGAVVPAF; this is encoded by the coding sequence ATGAAAAAACTGCTAGCCGCCTTCGCCGCCGTCGCGGCTTTCTCGGCCCAGGCCGCCGACGAGCTGAACGTTGCCGCCACGGCCGTCCCGCACGCCGAGATCCTCGAATTCGTCAAACCCCAGCTCGCCGAGCAGGGCGTCGATCTGAAGGTCAAGGTCTTCACCGACTACGTGCAACCGAACATCCAGGTGGCCGAAAAGCGCCTGGACGCCAACTTCTTCCAGCACCAGCCGTACCTGGACGAGTTCAACAAGGGCAAGGGCACCGAACTGGTCAGCGTAGCGGGCGTCCACATCGAGCCCTTCGGTGCCTATTCGAGCAAGTACAAGTCGCTGGACGAGCTGCCCGATGGCGCGACCGTGGTGATTCCCAACGACGCCACCAACGGCGGCCGCGCGCTGCTGCTGCTACAAAAGGCCGGCGTGATCACCCTCAAGGAAGGCGCCGGCATTACCGCGACGCCGAAGGACATCGCCGAGAACCCGAAGCACATCAAGCTTCGTGAGCTGGAAGCCGCGACCCTGCCGCGCGTGCTGACCCAGGTCGACCTGGCGCTGATCAACACCAACTACGCGCTGGAAGCCAAGCTCAACCCCACCGAAGACGCCCTGTTCATCGAAGGCAGCGACTCGCCCTACGTGAACATCCTGGTGGCCCGTCCGGACAACAAGGACAGCGATGCCATGCAAAAGCTGGCCAATGCCCTGCACAGCGACGCCGTAAAGCAGTTCATCAAGGGGAAGTACCAGGGCGCGGTGGTTCCGGCGTTCTAA
- a CDS encoding methionine ABC transporter permease: protein MEALLANVDWYEIWLATLDTLLMLGGSLLFTILLGLPLGVLLFLAGPRQLFENGPLYAFLSFVVNVLRSLPFIILLIVMIPFTVLITGTSLGVAGAIPPLVVGAAPFFARLVETALREVDRGIIEATQAMGATTRQIIFSALLPEARPGIIAAITVTAITLVSYTAMAGVVGAGGLGDLAIRFGYQRFQTDVMVVTVVLLLVLVQVLQSVGDKLVTHFSRK from the coding sequence ATGGAAGCCCTACTGGCAAACGTCGACTGGTACGAAATCTGGCTGGCTACGCTGGACACCCTGCTGATGCTCGGTGGCTCGCTGCTGTTCACCATCCTGCTGGGCCTGCCGCTGGGCGTGCTGCTGTTCCTCGCCGGCCCGCGCCAGCTATTCGAGAACGGTCCGTTGTATGCCTTCCTCTCGTTCGTGGTCAACGTGCTGCGCTCGCTGCCGTTCATCATCCTGCTGATCGTGATGATTCCCTTCACGGTGCTGATCACCGGCACCTCGTTAGGCGTCGCCGGGGCGATCCCGCCGCTGGTGGTTGGCGCCGCGCCGTTTTTTGCGCGATTGGTAGAGACAGCGCTGCGCGAAGTCGATCGCGGCATCATCGAAGCAACCCAGGCCATGGGCGCCACCACCCGGCAGATCATCTTCAGCGCATTGCTGCCCGAGGCCCGCCCAGGCATCATCGCCGCCATTACCGTCACCGCCATTACCCTGGTGTCCTATACCGCCATGGCCGGCGTTGTGGGCGCCGGCGGGCTTGGCGATCTGGCGATCCGCTTCGGTTACCAGCGCTTCCAGACCGACGTCATGGTGGTCACCGTGGTCCTGTTGCTGGTGCTGGTGCAGGTCCTGCAGAGCGTCGGTGACAAACTGGTAACGCATTTTTCCCGTAAGTAA